The genomic stretch CGAACCCTTGTCCAGGGAACGCGCCGCCGAACTGATCCCGCAGAATCTGGCGCTCTGCGACCAGAAGGTCGGCCTCGACTATTACCGGCTTTCGGCGGATCGGCGTCTGCTGTTTGGCGGTGCCTGCCATTACTCCGGGAAGGATCCGGCGGATATTGCCGCGTACATGCGACCGAAGATGCTCAAGGTGTTCCCGCAACTGGCGGATGTGCGCATCGACTATCAATGGGGCGGCAAGATCGGCATCACCGCCAACCGCTTCCCGCAGGTCGGGCGCCTCAAGCAGCACCCGAACGTGTTCTACGCACAGGGCTATTCCGGCCATGGCCTGAACGTCACGCACTGGTGCGCCAAATTGCTGGGCGAAGCGATTCACGCCGGCCACAGCCAGGGCATGGACGTGTTCAGCGGCGTGCCGCACATGACCTTCCCCGGCGGCCCGGCGCTGCGCTCGCCGTTGTTGGCATTGGGCATGTTCTGGTATCGCCTGCGGGAAATGCTCGGCTGAACCTCGCGGCTTGAAGCGACCTGCACATTTGCTCTATCGCAAAGCACTTCTATATTGATGAAGTGCTTTTGCGTTCCTGACGCTCAGTGCCCAACACACTCTGGAGGTCATGGATGGAGTCGTCAGCCGCCGATCAACCGCGAGCACCCGGCCAGGCACCGATCAAGACCCGGCGTTTCAGCATTTCGCTGGTGTGGATCGTGCCGATTGTCGCCGTGCTGGTGGGCATTTCGCTGGTGGTGCACAACCTGATGCAGGAAGGCCCGACGATCGTCGTCACCTTCAAGACCGGCAGCGGTCTGACCGCCAACAAGACCGAAGTCAAATACCGCAACGTGGTGGTCGGCCAGGTCTCGGATGTCGAACTGAGCGACGACCAGAAGAGCGTCAACGCCACGATCAAGCTGTCCAAACAGGCCGAAACTTTCACCCGCGAAGACTCGCAATTCTGGGTGGTACGCCCGCGTATCGGCGCGGGTGGCGTGTCGGGCATCGATACCCTGCTGTCTGGCGATTACATTGGTGCCGATATCGGCCAATCGAACGATCGCGCCAAGTACTTCAAAGGCCTGGAAAACCCGCCCCCGATCACCTATGGCGAACCGGGCAGGCGTTTCAACCTGCACGCTTCGGATCTGGGTTCGCTGGACATCGGCTCCCCGGTCTACTACCGCAAGATCCCGGTCGGCCAGGTGGTGGCCTATGCCCTGGACCCCGACGGCAAAGGGGTGAATATCGAAGTGTTCATTCACGCGCCGAACGATGCCTACGTCACGGAAAACACCCGGTTCTGGAACGCCAGCGGCATTGACGTCAATGTCGGTGCCAATGGTTTTGCGGTGAAAACCGAATCGTTGTCGACCTTGCTGGTCGGTGGCATTGCCTTCCGCGCACCCGATTACAGCCCCAACGATGTCGCCGCGGCGGATGAAAAGTCCTTCGATCTGTTCGAAGACCAGATGACCGCCCTCGCCCCGCCCAACGGCAAGCCGCAGTACCTGAGCCTGCGTTTCGATCAGGCGCTGCGCGGTCTCAAGGTCGATGCTCCGGTGGAATTCCTCGGTATGGAGATCGGCCGGGTGGTCAGCATCAACCTCGACTTCGACGAGAAAAAACGCAGCTTCCCGCTCAACGTCGGCATCGTGATCTACCCGCAACGTCTGGGACGGGCCCACGAAAAGATGCTCAAGGTGCTCAACCACAACCCGGACGACGAAGCCGCCGGCGTGCGTCTGATCGGCACCTTCATCGACAACGGCCTGCGCGCCCAGGCCCGCAGCGGCAACCTTCTCACGGGTCAGCTGTACATCGCTTTGGACTTCTTCCCCAAAGCCGAAAAAGTCGCGTTTGACCCCACCGCTCGCCCGATCAGCGTTCCGACCGTCCCCGGCAGCCTCGAACAGTTGCAGGAAAAACTCGAGGCCATGGTCGACAAACTCAACAAGCTGCCGGTGGAGCGCATCGCCGGCAATCTCGACAGCAATCTGGTGGAGCTGCGCAAAGGCCTGACCCAATTCAACGCCAAGACCCTGCCCGGTGTTCAGAGCACCCTGGCGGATGTGAGCAAGACCCTGCAATCGGCCAGCTCGACCTTGGCCGAAGACTCGCCGCAACGCGAGCAACTGACCCAGACCCTCGACGAACTCGGGCGCATGTCGCGCTCGTTGCGTGAACTGTCGGATTACCTGGGCCGTCATCCGGAATCGCTGATTCGCGGTCGCCCCGACAACGCCGCGCCGCTGGATCTCAAAGGACCGCCGCGCAATTGAGCACAGGAGCTGTCCCATGGCTTTACCGCTGAAGTTCACCGTGCTCGCTGCGTGCCTGCTGCTGGGTGCCTGTCGCAGCGACCCGATCAGCTTTCATACCCTGACCCCGGCACAACCGGCGGCCGGCAGATCGGGCTCGGACATCGCCATTGAAGGCATCAGCGTGCCGCCGCAGGTCGACCGGCCGCAGATCGTCATCCGCCAGGGCAACAGTGGCCTGGCGATTCTGGAAACCGAATGGTGGGGCGCCAGCCTGGCCGATGAACTGCGCAGTGCGCTGGTGGATCAACTGAGCAACGCCGGC from Pseudomonas allokribbensis encodes the following:
- a CDS encoding intermembrane transport protein PqiB yields the protein MESSAADQPRAPGQAPIKTRRFSISLVWIVPIVAVLVGISLVVHNLMQEGPTIVVTFKTGSGLTANKTEVKYRNVVVGQVSDVELSDDQKSVNATIKLSKQAETFTREDSQFWVVRPRIGAGGVSGIDTLLSGDYIGADIGQSNDRAKYFKGLENPPPITYGEPGRRFNLHASDLGSLDIGSPVYYRKIPVGQVVAYALDPDGKGVNIEVFIHAPNDAYVTENTRFWNASGIDVNVGANGFAVKTESLSTLLVGGIAFRAPDYSPNDVAAADEKSFDLFEDQMTALAPPNGKPQYLSLRFDQALRGLKVDAPVEFLGMEIGRVVSINLDFDEKKRSFPLNVGIVIYPQRLGRAHEKMLKVLNHNPDDEAAGVRLIGTFIDNGLRAQARSGNLLTGQLYIALDFFPKAEKVAFDPTARPISVPTVPGSLEQLQEKLEAMVDKLNKLPVERIAGNLDSNLVELRKGLTQFNAKTLPGVQSTLADVSKTLQSASSTLAEDSPQREQLTQTLDELGRMSRSLRELSDYLGRHPESLIRGRPDNAAPLDLKGPPRN
- a CDS encoding PqiC family protein — encoded protein: MALPLKFTVLAACLLLGACRSDPISFHTLTPAQPAAGRSGSDIAIEGISVPPQVDRPQIVIRQGNSGLAILETEWWGASLADELRSALVDQLSNAGGSRKVSVRIDVQRFDSLPGQYALIDAKWRLRATGESDNGLLTCRSVLQTPSGPSINELVIAQQNNVKRLAAQITQAAGNGRGCPPAS